One part of the Chryseobacterium mulctrae genome encodes these proteins:
- a CDS encoding carbon-nitrogen hydrolase family protein, translating to MKNKNGYFDIADYFENKHFLDQVFERYRKANQNHISSDKFDDNIDYLKDKFYKFPKKDGHGDEIIQEIHINSTEEKLKPKIGVANTFVDEKNIVAGLRNTPNISNLRYQNLVRFLKETRKNKADIVAFPEFFIPVEIFSSLVRYAEKNQTLVISGLEHITVNNYSFNFIATILPFEIDGKKDATIVFRLKNHYAPVEEELIIGNHYLIPKPSTNRYHIFKWKNIYFSVFYCFELANIAHRSLLRSKIDLLFAIEYNQDTNYFSNLVESLTRDIHCYVVQVNSSHFGDTRISQPAKSYNIDIVKLKGGENNVTVIGTIEIDKLREFQRKKYSLTKTDKTFKPLPPDFDKNEVIKRIKNQ from the coding sequence ATGAAAAATAAAAACGGATACTTTGATATTGCTGATTATTTTGAAAACAAACATTTTCTAGATCAAGTTTTCGAGAGGTATAGAAAGGCAAATCAAAATCATATATCGTCTGATAAATTTGATGATAATATCGATTATCTTAAAGATAAATTTTACAAATTTCCAAAAAAAGATGGTCACGGTGATGAAATAATACAAGAAATACACATTAACTCTACCGAAGAAAAATTGAAACCTAAAATAGGAGTAGCAAACACATTCGTTGATGAGAAAAATATTGTGGCAGGTTTAAGAAATACACCAAATATTTCTAACTTACGATATCAAAATCTTGTACGATTTCTTAAAGAAACTAGAAAAAACAAAGCTGACATTGTGGCTTTTCCCGAATTTTTTATTCCTGTAGAAATTTTTTCAAGTCTTGTTAGATATGCAGAAAAAAATCAAACTTTAGTAATATCAGGATTAGAGCATATAACTGTAAATAATTACTCTTTTAATTTTATAGCTACTATATTACCTTTTGAAATTGATGGAAAGAAGGATGCTACGATTGTTTTTCGATTAAAAAACCACTATGCTCCGGTTGAAGAAGAGTTGATAATAGGAAATCACTACTTAATTCCAAAACCATCTACAAATAGGTATCATATATTTAAATGGAAGAATATATATTTTTCTGTATTTTATTGTTTCGAACTTGCAAATATTGCACATCGAAGTTTGTTACGTAGTAAAATTGATCTACTTTTTGCAATCGAATACAATCAAGACACAAATTATTTTTCAAACTTAGTTGAATCTCTTACAAGAGACATACATTGTTATGTTGTACAAGTTAATTCTAGTCATTTTGGTGATACGAGAATTAGTCAACCAGCTAAATCTTACAATATTGACATTGTAAAATTAAAAGGTGGTGAAAATAATGTAACTGTTATAGGAACTATAGAAATAGATAAACTTAGAGAATTCCAACGCAAAAAATATAGCTTAACTAAAACTGACAAAACATTTAAACCTTTACCTCCTGATTTTGATAAAAATGAAGTTATTAAACGAATTAAAAATCAGTAA
- a CDS encoding RNA-directed DNA polymerase yields MNLNIDKIKLAYNKLKTYVYYDNTELFLREKLVEFETDTVKSNFNLNWEVSKLYTADETKSIFDIFTHEDKSIEENLDIKFTKLLNELNNFNDKSDYFKHLFNSITVNYFPKKIYNSKQDENFITNKKQSDSYKLEKITAFINIPIELHIISIIWINEFGFRFDTELLKECKGNRLILNKEKTDVVKNSSLFKPYFTQYQKWRDESIIVAQNLLKDEKNALFINLDIKDYFHSCRVDLNTYFDVTNEKLNCINYILRKIHVIYSDLIAKKHKFPHDFSSELENKSLLPIGLLSSYVIANHYLNDFDKIVTNKFKPAYYGRYVDDILIVLSEPNIEDYPKGIYEKYSFDFDEYKVKILNEIDNKNKIFELSRVDKYLLQTLYPLFKIMPGGDGKNIIKIDQYDNLVCQSQKTSMYYFDYKESDLVIDKLKQELDFKSSEFRDLPDDNEDLGDFDKNAFYLNYTDSEGKVRTLKDYKENRYGLTVYLTNKILGAIKHKKSVSDDEIKKFLKLFNGENIIEFYRLWEKIFTYLLVNNKPIEYVDFYFRCIEEIKKIDLLKDNFKNTKIKNQYIINTLIKFLDISHELVLSLNPNFLKQNKKVLKNFEYRSNKLESEYIGFFFNEITRPDSFWTMRYRKTNMLRHHYVSIPLLNYTKESYTTTINLLSLNFNVEKYTIDENLLSNSPRPIKFWECTISQLFTDLKEKSYEK; encoded by the coding sequence ATGAATTTAAACATAGATAAAATTAAGTTAGCATACAACAAATTAAAAACATATGTATATTATGACAATACTGAATTATTCCTAAGAGAAAAACTTGTAGAATTCGAAACTGACACAGTAAAATCCAATTTTAATCTTAATTGGGAAGTTTCTAAACTATACACAGCGGATGAAACAAAAAGCATATTTGATATTTTCACACATGAAGACAAAAGTATAGAAGAGAATTTAGATATTAAATTCACAAAATTACTTAATGAATTAAATAATTTTAATGACAAAAGTGATTACTTCAAACATCTTTTTAATTCCATAACTGTTAATTATTTCCCAAAAAAAATATATAATTCTAAACAAGATGAAAATTTTATTACTAATAAAAAACAATCAGATTCGTATAAATTAGAAAAGATTACCGCATTTATTAATATTCCGATTGAACTACATATCATATCAATTATTTGGATAAATGAGTTTGGATTTAGGTTTGATACAGAGTTATTAAAAGAATGTAAGGGTAATCGATTAATCTTAAATAAAGAAAAAACTGATGTAGTTAAAAACTCATCTCTATTTAAACCATATTTTACCCAATATCAAAAATGGAGAGATGAATCGATAATTGTTGCTCAAAATCTGCTAAAAGATGAAAAGAATGCTTTATTTATTAATTTAGATATTAAAGATTACTTCCATTCTTGCCGTGTAGATCTAAACACATACTTTGATGTAACTAATGAGAAGCTAAATTGTATAAATTATATTTTAAGAAAAATACATGTTATTTATTCTGATTTAATTGCTAAAAAACATAAATTCCCACATGACTTCTCTTCTGAATTGGAAAATAAATCACTATTACCTATAGGATTATTATCATCATATGTAATTGCAAATCATTATCTAAATGATTTTGATAAAATTGTAACTAATAAGTTTAAACCAGCATATTATGGTAGATACGTTGATGATATATTAATTGTCCTTTCTGAACCAAATATAGAAGATTATCCAAAAGGTATCTATGAAAAATATTCTTTTGATTTTGATGAATACAAAGTTAAGATCTTAAATGAAATTGATAATAAGAACAAGATTTTTGAATTATCACGAGTTGATAAATATCTATTACAAACACTTTATCCACTATTCAAAATTATGCCTGGTGGAGATGGTAAAAATATTATCAAAATCGATCAATATGATAATTTAGTTTGTCAATCACAAAAAACATCCATGTATTATTTTGATTACAAAGAATCTGACCTAGTAATTGATAAATTAAAACAAGAATTAGATTTTAAGTCAAGTGAATTTAGAGATCTTCCTGATGACAATGAAGACTTAGGGGATTTTGATAAAAATGCATTTTATTTAAATTACACTGATTCTGAAGGTAAAGTAAGAACATTAAAAGATTATAAAGAAAACAGGTATGGCTTAACTGTCTATTTAACTAATAAAATTCTTGGAGCAATTAAACATAAAAAAAGTGTTTCTGATGACGAAATTAAGAAATTTTTGAAACTTTTTAATGGAGAAAATATAATTGAGTTTTATCGATTATGGGAAAAAATTTTCACATATTTATTAGTTAACAACAAACCTATTGAATACGTAGATTTTTATTTTAGATGTATAGAAGAAATAAAAAAAATTGATTTACTAAAAGATAATTTTAAAAATACTAAAATCAAAAATCAATATATTATAAATACTTTAATTAAGTTTTTAGATATTTCACATGAATTAGTTTTATCACTAAATCCAAATTTCTTAAAACAAAATAAAAAAGTTCTTAAAAACTTTGAATACAGAAGTAACAAATTAGAAAGTGAATATATTGGTTTTTTCTTTAACGAAATAACACGTCCAGATTCATTTTGGACAATGAGATATCGAAAAACAAATATGCTAAGACATCACTACGTTTCTATACCCTTATTAAATTATACTAAAGAAAGTTATACGACAACAATTAATCTATTAAGTTTAAATTTTAATGTAGAAAAATATACTATTGACGAAAATTTGTTATCAAATTCACCACGTCCAATTAAATTTTGGGAGTGCACAATATCACAGTTATTTACTGATTTAAAAGAAAAAAGCTATGAAAAATAA